The Spinacia oleracea cultivar Varoflay chromosome 2, BTI_SOV_V1, whole genome shotgun sequence DNA segment TTAAGTAAAGTATGTGATATATGTATTTCACATTATTTGTCATCCATGCATTTTAGTAATAGATATCTCGAAAATTTAGTTAATAGAAgtggattattatatattaATGCATCTATTTAGTTAAGTTCTTGTCTTCAAGATTTGTTATACTAAATAATATAATACGTACTTATCATAAAATATTACCATAATAATATTCTATAAAATCAAGACTTTTACCATAATAAAAAGATTGGTAATACATATTCGTATATAGTTGGTCTTTTTTCGGATTGTGAGAGAAAACAAAAGATATGGGATATTCATATGCTTAGCAGTTTTTCTTAATTGGCAATTAATTAATACATTTTTATTAGAATAaacataataataaaataaaatacacaaGGACACTTGTCAACCTCAGAATGAGTACCATGTGTTTTAGTAGAGTATATATAGATaaagatagatagatagatagatgggAGTATGTAGTACGCATAAAACCCTAGTATCCGCAAAATCTTTTATGAAAACAAATGATTTAGCATGCACGCTATATAGTATTTGGAATCATAAGATCTTAATATTCTATAGTAGATTATACTTCCTCctatttttaatactcgcaacgtttatgtattttacactattcacatattctattttggctattgttggtgatttataggtaagataaaacataataaTGTATGATCTTGTTAGATCCGtctcaattgtagttttaaaatattaactttttataatttttgctttaagatttaaatatattaatgatcaaagttgtgcatagACATGCGTGAAAGTAACCAATGTTGCAAATATTGAAAACCGGAGGAACTattgaattatcatgcataTAAATATTCTATAGTAGATCTTATTCTATATTATTTGGAACCATAAGATCTTAATATTCTATAGTAgattttatgaattatgaatATTCTATAGTATATTGAATTATGAATATTTCATTTCAAATGATCGATTtggcatgaaatatatatagtAAACACAATACTCTACTAATATTGTATAGTAGATTGTATTGATATAGTAAACGCAATACTAACTAATTATTAACAAAAGATCTAAGTATTAGAGAATCTCAATTACATATCACTTGGGATTTCAAATATTACTATATGGTTACACGGGTATTATTGTATGGTTTATGATTACATGTATGATTAATAACCGTGGAATTTTCCCTATGAAATTCTAAATGGTTCTCCATAGGACAATATTTGCCAAAAGGATAATTCGATAAACCATTTATTCTTCATTTTATACAATCCATAGGACAATATTTGCCAAAAGGACAAACCTTTTATTCttcattatatatttatatgtaatTAGTCATCGAAAACCAACATGCATTTACATTATCATACAACCTAATTATTTACCCCTGTCTTATTTTACTTGATCCATTTTactaatttttatgaaaatcttttttaattattaaaatagagCAAGTAAAATGATATATATGGAGCATTACATTTCAAGCCAAACGGGCACACCAGTCTTCGTAATCCAAGACTCGCCTTGGATGAAATTCCTTACCATGAAGGGGCTAACTTCCTTAGGATCACGCAGCACATGAAATCCAGGCCAATTGACCCGATCTCGAGTTGTAGCCCCTAAACCCGTATTCTTGTATTCGGCATAATACAATGTTGATAGAGCAAAATTCCCCTCCCATATCGTCCAACCCCTTGGGTGGATCAACCCATCAAGATCCGTTGTAGAAACAACGGTCCGCGAGTACTTCTTCCATGGTCTACCTAAGAAGGTGTTAACGGATCTCTTTAGGCCTTCAAATTCCGGAGCAGGTCGAATCCTTGATCCATGGATAGAGATCCCGGTGTTCTCATTGGGATCCCCCCTTCCTTGGGCTGTAATCATATTAGCCTGGTGGTTCATAGGCTTCCTAACAAAGATATCACAATTTTGTAACACAACAGCAGCGTTACCAAATATAAAGTCTACTGTGCCATATACATGACAATCGCGGTAAAATTGCCTAAGAGAGTGAACGTAGAGTGTGTCTTGGTATCCTTGGAAGCTGCATCGGTAGAAGAGGGATTGATCTGAAGATACCATCAATGCCACTGCTTGATGTTTTTGAGGCCCTGCCGTGTTCTCAAATGTCATGTCCCGTCCCCAAAATCCATCGCCAAATACCCCTGAATTTACAATTGTACATTTGTCAAATAGTAACACTTTATTAGACACACTTTTTTGTCAAATAATAACACTTTATTAATTATACACATTTTTTTTAGAAGTAAGTTGAATGACCCTACTGTTACCTCGCACAGGTATTTTCAGCTAGCTTTGCAAGTCAAACTCACTGGAAGTTCCAGCTAGTTTTGCAGGTCATACTCACTGAAAGTTCCAGCCAGCTTTGCAGGTCAGACTCATTAGACATACATGTTCATGATCAACTTACAAATAttcatatattatatatataaaatatttatgaaacaGAGGAAATAGCAGTACTTACGAAAGGTAGCGGAATTGACGGTGGTGCCACCGTCAATGACATTTCTACGACCAGTGACCACGGTTTTACCCATGCCATCACCAACAAACATGACATTTTGAAGGTGCCTTGGAATTTCAACAGTCTCATCATATACTCCTGCTTTAACATACACTATTACTCTTGTTTCTCCTCTGACTCTCATCCTGACTAATGCATCCACTGCTTCTTTGATGGTTCGGTAATTACCCGACCCGTCTCTTGCCACAACAATATCCGCCTTCGAAGTTGCCGTATTCCAAGACGTTAATCTTCCGGCAAATGGTCGCCCTTTTGGCACCCCTTGCGCTCCTAGTGCACGTATATATAGTGACCAGTGAGATCTTTAATTGCAAATTTTActtaatttcaaacaaaattaGG contains these protein-coding regions:
- the LOC110776931 gene encoding pectinesterase — its product is MSHVVTILPLLVTSFLSIASLAKNDLEVVQMAQTMVLQAKNWAQSSSLDDSSLVLGQHLRGGGGGGGGSCLSNNDNNFYYDDNKNNNNTKNYHQIRMAMVDCAKLYDQAEPRLARLLEKDGEYSHDDALAWLSGATTSHRTCLDGLREKGVVEEHHPMSQNLTMVLNEALAFHAKKPRFGSKPKAQGVPKGRPFAGRLTSWNTATSKADIVVARDGSGNYRTIKEAVDALVRMRVRGETRVIVYVKAGVYDETVEIPRHLQNVMFVGDGMGKTVVTGRRNVIDGGTTVNSATFRVFGDGFWGRDMTFENTAGPQKHQAVALMVSSDQSLFYRCSFQGYQDTLYVHSLRQFYRDCHVYGTVDFIFGNAAVVLQNCDIFVRKPMNHQANMITAQGRGDPNENTGISIHGSRIRPAPEFEGLKRSVNTFLGRPWKKYSRTVVSTTDLDGLIHPRGWTIWEGNFALSTLYYAEYKNTGLGATTRDRVNWPGFHVLRDPKEVSPFMVRNFIQGESWITKTGVPVWLEM